Genomic segment of Pararhodobacter zhoushanensis:
CACCCAGAAGCGCAGCCATCCGGTAAGAGCGGCGCAGGGTTGGTGGCTCGATGGCAAAGACCGGCAGGCCACGCTCTTTCAGGAAGGTGCCCAGACCCAGCGTATAGCGCAGGTCGGCGCGGATCATATGACGCCAGAGCTTGGGCGACAGGCGTCGGCCCGGCCCGTCATAGCCATAGGGCAGCACGTCGTGTTCCAGCAGCCCACGGATCAGCCGCCCCCACCACAGCGGCATTTGCAAGCCGACGACATCGGTCTGCCCCATCACCGGCGGGATCTTGGCCAGACGTTGGCGGAATCTGCGGTCGAGCACGCGGGCACGCCCGTCCACGATCTCCCAGAACGGCGCGTTCATCGCCGCGCCCATTCCCAGCGGTGCGATGCGCCACGAGACACCCTTGGGCAGCCCGCCCTCCTGCACGAGCTGAACGCGACCACGTTCAAGCGCGCCGGTATGGGAGTCGCCAACGATCAGGATATTCATGCGCACCGCCTTTGTGACGCCCGACTATCCCAAGACGGGCACGCGGGGTCAAGGCAATGGCGTGCCCCATGCTGCGCCTGCGAAATCGGCGATCAGCGGTCCAAGCCGGTCGCCGTCCGCGCCCAGAAACAGCGCGGGCGAGACGTGATTGTGCCCCGCCAGCCAGTGCAACCGGGGCCAGCGCCCGTGGCGGGCCATCATCGCCGTCACCAGAAAGGCGGCCTGTTGCTGGAACTGCGGCGGATCAAGGTCAGAGACGGTGAACATCAGCGGCAGCTGAACGTCCACCAGCGCGCTCAGCGTCGATTGCGGGGCGGGGTTGTCGCCCTGATAGGCGCTTTCATAGCCCATTCGATCTTCATGGGTGAAATCATACCGTCCCGACATCAGCACCGCGCCTTTAAGCTGCGGTGAGACCGCGCCCGCGCGCCCGGCCAGATAATCCGCGACATGCACCGCCCCCGCCGATTGCCCGACCAGCAGGATCTGCGGCGCGTTCAGCGCGCCCCCTGCCCCCGCCGCCAGCCAGTCGACGGCCCGTGCGACATCCTCGGCCCCTGAGGGCCAGCGCGCCTCGGGCACCAGCCGGTAGGTCATCGCCGCCCCGGCCCAGCCCTGCGCCAGCGCGAAGGCCCCGGTGTTGGCGTAAAACGGCGATCCGGGCTTGCCCTTGTCACCGGCAACAAACCCGCCGCCATGGACATAGACCATCACCCGGTCCGGTGTGCCCTTGGGCGGCAGGAACAGGTTGAGCCCCTGACGCGGGTTGTCGCCATAGGACAGATCCCACAGCGCGCGCGCGTCGCCGGGCAGGCGCAGGCGGTGCTCGGTCAGGGCAGCATAGGTGCCGTCGATCATCGCGGGGTTCAGGACAGGCCCGAGCGGGCGCAGGGCGTCGAGAGGGGACATCAGCGAAACTCCGGCATGACGTGTTGGGCGAAAAGCTCGACCGAGCGGATGGTTTCATCGGCGCTCAGATCGCCGAAGGCAAACCACGAGAGCAGATAATTCACCCCGCAGCGCGCCGCCTGATCGCGGGTGAAGGCCAGCACCGTCTCGGGCGATCCGGCGCAGGCGTTGCCGATGGCTTCCAGATCGGCCCAGCGGTCGGGGTACAGGTCCAGCAGCGGCGTGCCAAACCCGCGATCCACCCACAGCTTGCGGAAACTGGCGAGCCAGCGGGCATAGGCGCGCTCGGCCAGCGCGCGGGCCTCGGCGTCGGTGTCGGCCACGACGATATGGCGGCTGACACCGATCAGCGGCAGGTCGGCCAGCGCCTTGCCCTGCGCCACCCATGCCTCGCGGTAGATATCAGTCAGCGCGCGGACCTCGTCGCCCAAGGCGAGCGTGACGGTATTCGCCCCGGCCTGTGCGGCCCAGACAAAGCTCTCGGGCGTGCGGCTGGCGTACCAGAGTTCCGGCGTCGGCTGCTGAACCGGACGCACGACCATGGGGACGTTGTCGAACTGATAGAACGCGCCGTGATGATCAAGCGTGTCGTTCTGCAGCGCCTTCATCAAAACCTCGGTCGCCTCGAAATAGCGCGGCTGCATCTCGGGGCCGGGAATGCCAAAGAACCCCGCTTCGATCGGCGAGGCCCCGCGCCCGATGCCCAGCATCAGCCGCCCCTGCGACAGCGCGTCGAGCAGGCAAACCTCCTCGGCCAGCCGCAGCGGGTGGTAGAGCGGCAGGATGTAGATCAGCGGTCCCAGCCGGATGCGCTGCGTGTGCTGCGCCACCGCCGCCAGCCAGACCGAGGGCGCGCCCGCCACGCCCAGCGGCGTGGCGTGATGCTCGGCGACGTGGTAGCCGCGAAAGCCCAGACGGTCATAGGCCGCGACCACCCGCAGCCGGTCAGCCAGATGCTGCGCCAAGGGCTGCCCCGTGGCATCCATATGATCGAAAACGCCAAATTCCACAGGTTCCTCCCCAGGCCACCGTGCGGCCTGAGGGTGGCGGAATTCTCGGGAAGGCGCAACAGATATCAGGGAGCCGTACTTGTTCGCCCTCAGGCGGCCAGCTGATCCCAAACCTCAAGCGCACGCCCGGCGTTCATCACCACCGGCCCGCCACCCATCTGCAGACACATGCCCAGCACCTCGCAGAATTCCTCACGCGTGGCACCCAGCTTCATCAACACCTCGACATGGAAATTCACGCAATCATCGCAGCCCTGCGTCACGGCGATGCCAACGGCGATATATTCCTTTTCCTTGGTCGACAGCGCGCCCGGCTCCTTGACCGCTGCGCTCAGCTGGCCGAAGCCTTTCATCGGTGCGTTGACCGCCTTGATCAGCGCGCGCGAGCGGTCCTTGATGGCGGCGAGTTCGGCTTTGGCATCCATGATATTCTCCTTGGTGAATATTTGGATCGTGATGCCATGCCTGCCGCCCATGCACCTTGATGCAGGTCAAGCGCCCTGACGTCGCCGGATCTACGGGCGCCGCGTCACCAGCAGCAGATTGCCCGCTGGCATCTGGACCAGCCGGTCGCTCACCAGCCCCGCTGCGTGCAAGCGCCCCTCGACCCAGCCGATGTCCTTGTACCCGATGGCGGGATCCTGCCCCTTGAGCCGCGCGTCAAAGGCGATGTCCCCCTCGGTGACCAGCGCACCGTCGCGGCGAAACGGGCCATACAGGCAAAACACCCCGCCCGGTGCCAGCGCCTGCGCGGCCTCGGCCAGCAGCAGCTCGGCCTCGGGCGTCGAGATCAGGTGCAGCAGGTTGGCCAACAGAACGGCGTCCTGCCCCGCCTGCGCCCTGCCCCAGCCCGCCGCACAGGCGTTCAGCACGACGGGCGGCAGGATGTTCGCCGCCCCCTCGGCCCAGTCGGCAATCGAGGAGAGGTTGTCACCGTTGCCATCTGTCGGCTGCCAGATCAGCGCAGGCCACAGCCGCGCAAAGGCCGCGACGTGCTGGCCCGAGCCACTGGCCAGTTCCAACACCCGCCCCGCCTGCGGCAAGACATCCGCCAGCGCCTCGGCGATCGGCTCGATATTGCGCGCCGCCGAGGGCGAGAAACG
This window contains:
- a CDS encoding class I SAM-dependent methyltransferase — protein: MTPKPDLRPAALPSSWSHEQNGRRFSPSAARNIEPIAEALADVLPQAGRVLELASGSGQHVAAFARLWPALIWQPTDGNGDNLSSIADWAEGAANILPPVVLNACAAGWGRAQAGQDAVLLANLLHLISTPEAELLLAEAAQALAPGGVFCLYGPFRRDGALVTEGDIAFDARLKGQDPAIGYKDIGWVEGRLHAAGLVSDRLVQMPAGNLLLVTRRP
- a CDS encoding carboxymuconolactone decarboxylase family protein, encoding MDAKAELAAIKDRSRALIKAVNAPMKGFGQLSAAVKEPGALSTKEKEYIAVGIAVTQGCDDCVNFHVEVLMKLGATREEFCEVLGMCLQMGGGPVVMNAGRALEVWDQLAA
- a CDS encoding LLM class flavin-dependent oxidoreductase; protein product: MEFGVFDHMDATGQPLAQHLADRLRVVAAYDRLGFRGYHVAEHHATPLGVAGAPSVWLAAVAQHTQRIRLGPLIYILPLYHPLRLAEEVCLLDALSQGRLMLGIGRGASPIEAGFFGIPGPEMQPRYFEATEVLMKALQNDTLDHHGAFYQFDNVPMVVRPVQQPTPELWYASRTPESFVWAAQAGANTVTLALGDEVRALTDIYREAWVAQGKALADLPLIGVSRHIVVADTDAEARALAERAYARWLASFRKLWVDRGFGTPLLDLYPDRWADLEAIGNACAGSPETVLAFTRDQAARCGVNYLLSWFAFGDLSADETIRSVELFAQHVMPEFR
- a CDS encoding alpha/beta hydrolase, producing MSPLDALRPLGPVLNPAMIDGTYAALTEHRLRLPGDARALWDLSYGDNPRQGLNLFLPPKGTPDRVMVYVHGGGFVAGDKGKPGSPFYANTGAFALAQGWAGAAMTYRLVPEARWPSGAEDVARAVDWLAAGAGGALNAPQILLVGQSAGAVHVADYLAGRAGAVSPQLKGAVLMSGRYDFTHEDRMGYESAYQGDNPAPQSTLSALVDVQLPLMFTVSDLDPPQFQQQAAFLVTAMMARHGRWPRLHWLAGHNHVSPALFLGADGDRLGPLIADFAGAAWGTPLP